The following coding sequences are from one Nilaparvata lugens isolate BPH chromosome 6, ASM1435652v1, whole genome shotgun sequence window:
- the LOC120351971 gene encoding uncharacterized protein LOC120351971 — protein sequence MDSKNCSTGVKINRDCSMDSKNCSTDVKINRDCSMDSKNCSTDVKINRDCSMDSENCSTDVKINRDCSMDSEDCSMEVKDGFADHTCDTCEAGTVEVTVISAHSHTSQTVRVRRVSHV from the exons ATGGATTCCAAGAACTGTTCTACGGGAGTCAAGATCAACAGGGACTGTTCTATGGATTCCAAGAACTGTTCTACGGATGTCAAGATCAACAGGGACTGTTCTATGGATTCCAAGAACTGTTCTACGGATGTCAAGATCAACAGGGACTGTTCTATGGATTCTGAGAACTGTTCTACGGATGTCAAGATCAACAGGGACTGTTCTATGGATTCTGAGGACTGTTCTATGGAAGTCAAGGACGGTTTTGCAG ATCACACATGTGACACGTGTGAAGCAGGGACTGTTGAGGTGACTGTGATTTCGGCTCACTCACACACATCACAGACTGTACGCGTGCGACGCGTGTCGCACGTGTGA